The following coding sequences lie in one Chionomys nivalis chromosome 8, mChiNiv1.1, whole genome shotgun sequence genomic window:
- the Psma1 gene encoding proteasome subunit alpha type-1: MFRNQYDNDVTVWSPQGRIHQIEYAMEAVKQGSATVGLKSKTHAVLVALKRAQSELAAHQKKILHVDNHIGISIAGLTADARLLCNFMRQECLDSRFVFDRPLPVSRLVSLIGSKTQIPTQRYGRRPYGVGLLIAGYDDMGPHIFQTCPSANYFDCRAMSIGARSQSARTYLERHMSEFMECNLDELVKHGLRALRETLPAEQDLTTKNVSIGIVGKDLEFTIYDDDDVSPFLDGLEERPQRKAQPSQAADEPAEKADEPMEH, encoded by the exons ATG TTTCGCAACCAGTATGACAATGATGTCACCGTTTGGAGCCCTCAG gGCAGGATTCATCAGATTGAATACGCAATGGAAGCTGTTAAACAGGGTTCTGCCACAGTTGGTCTAAAGTCAAAAACACATGCAGTGTTGGTTGCGTTGAAG AGGGCACAGTCAGAACTTGCAGCTCACCAGAAGAAAATTCTCCATGTTGATAACCATATTGGTATCTCGATTGCGGGTCTGACTGCTGATGCTCGACTGTTATG taATTTTATGCGCCAGGAGTGTTTGGATTCCAGATTTGTATttgacagaccacttcctgtgtcTCGCCTTGTGTCTCTAATTGGAAGCA AGACCCAGATCCCAACACAGCGATATGGCCGGAGACCATATGGTGTTGGACTGCTTATTGCTGGTTATGAT GATATGGGCCCTCACATTTTCCAAACTTGTCCATCCGCCAACTATTTTGACTGCAGAGCCATGTCTATTGGAGCCCGTTCTCAATCAGCTCGTACTTACCTGGAGAGACATATGTCTGAATTTATGGAGT GCAATTTGGATGAGCTGGTTAAACATGGTCTGCGTGCCTTAAGAGAAACACTCCCTGCAGAGCAGGACCTGACCACAAAG AATGTTTCCATTGGAATTGTTGGTAAAGACTTGGAGTTTACAatctatgatgatgatgatgtgtctCCTTTCCTGGATGGTCTTGAAGAAAGACCACAGAGAAAAGCACAG CCGTCACAGGCTGCTGATGAACCTGCAGAAAAAGCGGATGAACCAATGGAGCACTAA